In one window of Leptospira sp. WS92.C1 DNA:
- a CDS encoding sugar kinase yields the protein MSVEYAIIVKNKTRLETLIDRFNTKQQARFYIERLGGRFEEYQIEHDIFHESLDLVQKRISKLVKYKIVERVYVSSFLFSEKHLIVTIGQDGLVANTAKYSKGVPIVAINPDKERYDGVLLPFDRENFISGVENVMSSRYSSKTVRFAEAKLNDGQRLLAFNDLFIGPSTHTSARYKISYDQNTEEQSSSGIIVSTPAGSTGWLSSIFNMSYGVAGIFEKDLKLKRPALKEDQLLFAVREPFQSVRTQIGIIAGVLDQKFPLTVESLMPTGGVIFSDGIESDYLKFNAGMIATIGVSQESANLVLA from the coding sequence ATGAGCGTAGAATATGCGATCATTGTAAAAAATAAAACCAGACTCGAGACTCTGATCGACCGTTTTAATACGAAACAGCAGGCTCGGTTTTATATAGAAAGACTCGGAGGTAGATTTGAAGAATATCAAATCGAACACGATATCTTTCACGAATCCTTGGATCTGGTTCAAAAAAGAATATCGAAGCTCGTCAAATACAAAATCGTAGAAAGAGTCTACGTATCTTCCTTTCTTTTTTCAGAAAAACATCTGATCGTAACGATCGGTCAGGATGGGCTTGTGGCAAATACAGCAAAGTATTCCAAGGGAGTGCCCATCGTAGCGATCAATCCGGACAAGGAAAGATATGACGGAGTTCTTCTTCCGTTTGATCGAGAGAATTTTATATCCGGAGTGGAAAACGTAATGAGTTCCCGTTATTCTTCCAAAACCGTTAGATTTGCGGAAGCAAAACTCAACGATGGGCAACGCCTGCTTGCGTTTAACGATCTGTTTATCGGTCCTTCAACGCATACTTCTGCTCGATATAAAATCTCCTACGATCAAAACACCGAGGAACAATCTTCAAGCGGAATCATCGTTTCTACGCCCGCCGGAAGTACCGGATGGTTGAGTTCTATATTCAATATGTCTTATGGAGTCGCGGGAATATTTGAAAAGGATCTAAAGCTCAAACGCCCCGCTCTCAAAGAAGACCAACTTTTATTTGCGGTCAGGGAACCTTTTCAGAGCGTGAGGACCCAGATCGGAATCATCGCGGGAGTTTTGGATCAAAAGTTTCCGTTAACCGTAGAATCTTTGATGCCTACCGGCGGAGTAATCTTCAGCGACGGAATCGAATCCGATTATCTCAAGTTCAACGCCGGTATGATTGCGACCATCGGAGTATCGCAGGAAAGTGCAAATTTGGTTTTGGCGTAA
- a CDS encoding SPFH domain-containing protein, with translation MNYIQFDSMTHVILYKNGKVSKEGRGLSFFYFAPTSSISAIPLGSNDLPFIFNESTNDYQTVSIQGQITYKISNPRALSELLDFTVDARGTYKKNEIEKLNQRIINYAQTSTSSYIHGIGLKDSIRSAKTIETQILQGLQSSTAISTLGIEILNVNILAIRPNPEMERALETETREKLQQEADQAIYERRNFAVEQERKIKESELNTEIAVEEKKKQISEKQMEAKILEADNKRKLREMQVQADIAVEEQRKKFIDTKTQNQKKEAEAQGFVTETTLKPFRDIDWRTLVALNNNPDPRFNIALAFRQLAENAEKIGNLNISPDLLENLLQEKKDSKK, from the coding sequence ATGAATTATATACAATTCGACTCGATGACTCATGTAATTCTGTATAAAAACGGAAAAGTTTCCAAAGAAGGCAGGGGACTTTCATTTTTTTATTTCGCTCCCACGAGTTCGATTTCGGCGATTCCATTGGGAAGTAACGATTTACCGTTTATTTTTAACGAATCCACAAACGATTATCAGACCGTATCGATCCAGGGTCAGATTACCTATAAAATATCGAATCCGAGAGCTTTGTCCGAACTTTTGGATTTTACCGTGGACGCAAGAGGAACCTATAAAAAGAACGAAATCGAAAAACTCAATCAGAGAATCATCAACTACGCGCAGACTTCAACTTCTTCTTACATCCATGGAATCGGTTTGAAAGATTCGATTCGTTCTGCAAAGACGATTGAAACTCAGATTTTACAAGGACTTCAGAGTTCGACTGCGATTTCCACCTTGGGAATCGAAATTCTAAACGTAAACATACTCGCGATTCGCCCCAATCCGGAAATGGAAAGGGCTCTGGAAACCGAAACCAGAGAAAAATTGCAACAAGAAGCGGATCAGGCGATCTATGAACGAAGAAATTTTGCCGTCGAACAAGAGCGAAAGATCAAAGAAAGCGAACTGAACACTGAGATCGCGGTCGAGGAAAAGAAAAAACAGATCTCCGAAAAACAGATGGAAGCAAAAATTCTCGAGGCGGATAACAAAAGAAAACTCAGAGAAATGCAGGTTCAAGCGGACATTGCAGTGGAAGAGCAAAGAAAAAAATTCATCGATACAAAAACCCAAAATCAAAAAAAGGAAGCCGAGGCCCAAGGATTCGTGACCGAAACCACCCTCAAACCGTTTCGAGATATCGATTGGAGAACGTTAGTCGCCTTGAACAACAATCCCGATCCGAGATTCAACATCGCACTTGCCTTTAGACAACTTGCCGAAAACGCGGAAAAGATCGGAAATCTGAATATCAGTCCGGACCTGTTGGAAAATCTTCTCCAGGAGAAAAAAGATTCTAAAAAATGA
- a CDS encoding fibronectin-binding protein — translation MSRLISKLLVAVLVFGFISTVNAQIGQIDQVNPSSIGGKYRVTGTNPDGSTYGGSVTITPSSNGEYLFTWTVAGQRFQGTGTLDGYTLTVDWGQVDPVIYEVRNGGRLLEGTWAGGNATETLRK, via the coding sequence ATGTCTCGATTGATTTCAAAACTTTTGGTCGCCGTTCTGGTATTCGGATTTATTTCTACCGTGAACGCGCAGATCGGTCAGATAGACCAGGTGAACCCATCCTCGATCGGCGGTAAATATAGGGTTACCGGAACCAATCCCGACGGTTCCACTTACGGAGGATCGGTCACAATCACCCCATCATCCAACGGCGAATATTTGTTTACTTGGACCGTTGCAGGACAGCGTTTTCAAGGAACGGGGACTTTGGACGGATATACTCTCACTGTGGATTGGGGTCAAGTGGATCCTGTAATCTATGAGGTGAGGAACGGCGGGCGTCTTTTGGAGGGAACCTGGGCCGGCGGTAACGCGACAGAAACCTTAAGAAAATAA